AAAGGCACATTTGGTGTAACTAGATCTGCTGGTTCATAATCTTCAGGCAAGTTTCTTTCTTTATTAGCTACGATTAAGAAATCATCTAGATTATGAACAACTGCTTTTCCATCTCCTGAGACGGTCACTGTTTCTTCTAGCCAAGGGAGATTTTCTTCTTGAGGCCTCTCTTCTTTTGGATCTTCTGTATTTTTTTCTTTTTTTTCACTTGATACATTGTTGAAAGGGGAATTCCACTGTTTTTCGGCCCAGTCAATTGGTTTACATGCCGAAAGGAGTAATACACTTCCAATTAGCATAGATGGTAAAACATAGTTCTTCAAAGTACTCTCATCCTTTAGTTCGATTTGTAATGTATGCTATCTTAGCAGGTTCCAGTCAATTGACTTCCTCAATTTTTTTGTACGATATCTGGTAAAGAATTAAAACCCGTCTGTAATGAAGAAATTGGACAAATTTCAGTACACGCTAACCGTTCAGCCTGTAGCTGAATGAATTTCTTTAGCTTCTCTTCACCGAAAACGAGGCATCCTTTTTAATCAATAAAAAGTTTTGCAAGCTTTTAGAAAAACGTTGGGTTATGGCAATCCCTACTGCCTATGATTTGTTTCTTTCTGTTTTCTATATCCAAATATTTACTTACTAATAAGTAAGTATCCATGTAAAAAATCTTCAGGCCAGATTAATTTTCTTACCTCAAAAGATTCTAAAGCTTTCATTTGATAGCTTAAAGCAGGGTGCCCACTTCTTAGTTTTTCGGCAGTATTTGTAAAGTGCATTTCTTCACAAAGAGCCATAAAATGTTCTAATTGTCTCAATTTCAATATTCCTTATCCACCCCTTAGATATTTGTAAATCCATTTTAAAGTAAAACTCATATAATATACTATTCGAAATATTTTACAAAACTTCTATTAATTTTCTTTTATTACATAAAAAGGATGGAATGAGCTTATGAAATTCATCTACTAATGTTGCATAGTTTACAACTTGATTCAAAATCCCTCCTTTAAAATTTTAAAACTACTAGACACAATCATATTAATATTCTGAAGTGTTAACAATACAACTTTTTTGATCGAATCGATTGAGTATTTAAATGGATAATGAAGAAGATTTTTTAACGAACTGCTTTTTCCATATGTTGACCGGATTTCGAGTATGCACGAAATTGGCACGCCATGAATTTGAACATAAAAAAGCCTTGGTATATAAAGGATATACCAAGGCTTTTCAGTCTTTATCCGATTGAACCTTCCATCTCGAACTTGATTAAACGGTTCATTTCAACCGCATATTCCATTGGAAGTTCTTTAGTGAATGGTTCGATGAATCCCATAACGATCATTTCAGTTGCTTCTTCTTCTGAAATACCGCGGCTCATGAGATAGAATAACTGCTCTTCAGAAACTTTTGAAACCTTCGCTTCATGCTCTAAAGAGATGTTATCATTGAAGATTTCGTTATATGGAATCGTATCAGATGTAGACTGATTATCCATGATTAACGTATCACACTCAATGTTGGAACGTGCACCTTCAGCTTTGCGGCCGAAGTGAACGATTCCGCGGTACGTTACTTTACCGCCTTGTTTAGAGATTGATTTTGAGACAATTGTTGAAGACGTATTAGGCGCTAAGTGAATCATTTTCGCACCTGCATCCTGATGCTGGCCTTTGCCTGCTATTGCAATGGATAATGTCATACCGCGAGCGCCTTCACCCTTAAGGATGACAGCAGGGTATTTCATCGTTAATTTAGAGCCAATGTTTCCATCGATCCATTCCATTGTAGCGTTCTTTTCACAAACTGCACGTTTCGTAACAAGGTTAAATACATTGTTCGCCCAGTTTTGAATTGTAGTATAACGGCAGTAACCGCCATCTTTTACGATAATCTCAACTACAGCACTGTGCAGAGAATTAGTCGTGTAAACCGGAGCTGTACAGCCTTCTACATAGTGCACATGTGCACCTTCATCAACAATAATCAGCGTACGTTCAAACTGACCCATGTTTTCAGAGTTGATGCGGAAGTATGCCTGAAGCGGTGTATCAACTTTGATGCCTTTTGGCACATAGATGAACGATCCGCCGGACCATACAGCTGAGTTTAGTGCTGAGAACTTATTGTCAGTCGGCGGAATAACCTTGCCGAAATGCTCTCTGAAAATATCTTCGTTTTCTTTAAGAGCTGTATCTGTATCTTTAAATACGATACCCAGGTCTTCAAGATCTTCTTTCATATTGTGGTATACAACCTCAGATTCATACTGAGCAGATACACCTGCCAAGTATTTTTGCTCTGCTTCAGGAATTCCAAGTTTATCAAACGTGCGTTTGATTTCCTCAGGTACTTCATCCCAAGAGCGCTCTGATTTTTCAGAAGGTTTTACGTAATACGTAATTTCATCGAAGTTAAGTGAAGCCATATCGCCGCCCCATTGAGGCATTGGCATGTTATAGAAATGCTCCAGTGATTTCAGACGGAAATCAAGCATCCATTGAGGCTCGCTTTTCATGCGAGAAATTTCTTCAACAATTTCTTTAGTTAATCCCCGCTTTGAACGGAAAATCGAAACGTCTTTATCAGCAAATCCATACTTGTAATCGCCGATTTCTGGCATTTTTTTAGCCATCCGTTTTCACTCCAATCATAGTAGAATGAGGTCTGCCCCCATTCTTTTTCTTAAGAAGGCATAAATTTAAAGGTTCAGCTATTAGCTGTTTTGGACCCCTTTTTCCATTGCCTTCCACGCAAGTGTTGCACATTTGATCCGTGCAGGGAATTTAGCAACCCCTTGCAATGCTTCAATATCCTCAAGCTCTACGTCATCATCGTAATCTTTTCCCTGCATCATGTCTGAAAAGATTTTTGAAAGCTTTAAAGCTGTTTCGACCGATTGCCCTTTAATCGCCTGAGTCATCATTGATGCAGATGACATTGAAATCGAACAGCCTTCACCGTCGAACTTTGCATCCTTAATGCACCCATCTTCAATCTGCAGCGTTAAACGAATTCGGTCTCCGCATGTAGGATTATTCATATCTATTGTTAAACTATCTTCGAGTACACCTTTGTTCCGCGGGTTTTTATAATGATCCATGATGACCTGCCGGTACAGAGTGTCCAGATTATTAAAAGACATTCGTGAAGTACTCCTTTGTTTTTATGATTCCTGCAACAAGCTTATCAACTTCTTCTTCTGTGTTGTACAGGTAAAAACTTGCACGAGCTGTCGAGGAAACATTCAGCCATTTCATTAAAGGCTGTGCACAGTGATGGCCGGCACGAACTGCTATGCCTTCAGCATCTAATACTGTGGCAACATCATGAGGATGCACATCTTCAATATTGAATGTCACAAGACCCGCACGCTTTTTAGGGCCGTATATAGTGATGCCTTCAACTTCTGACAGTCTCTCAAGTGCGTAATCAGCAAGCTTGTGCTCATATGCTTCAATGTTTTCAAGACCGATTTCTTCCAGAAAATCAATGGCAGCACCAAGGCCGATTGCCCCTGCAATGATTGGTGTTCCGGCTTCCAACTTCCAGGGAAGTTCTTTCCATGTTGATTCGTATAATCCGACGAAATCAATCATTTCGCCGCCAAACTCAACTGGCTCCATGTTTTCAAGAAGTGCTTTTTTGCCGTACAGGACGCCAACACCGGTCGGACCGCACATTTTATGAGCTGAAAAAGCAAAGAAATCACAATTTAAATCTTGAACATCAATTTTCATATGCGGAGCACTTTGCGCACCGTCAACAACCATGATGGCACCTTTGCTGTGGGCTAACTCTGCAATTTCTTTTATAGGATTTATTGTTCCCAGAACATTTGAAACCTGCATAACAGAGACAATTTTAGCTGAGTCTGTAATCGTTTCTCTGGCATCTTCAAGAGAAATCGTGCCATCCTCCTGCAAAGGAATATACTTAAGTGACGCCCCAGTCGCTTTAGCAAGCTGCTGCCAAGGTATGACGTTTGCATGGTGCTCCATATGCGTAATCACAATCTCATCGCCTGCTTGAAGATTTGCACGTCCATAGCTTGCAGCTACTGTATTCAATGCAGTTGTAGCACCGCGTGTGAAAATGATTTCTTCTACAGACTGAGCATTTATGAACTTTCTTACCTTTTCGCGTGCTCCCTCGTAGCCATCTGTAGCTTTGGTGCCCAGTGTATGAACTCCGCGATGAACATTGGAATTATATTCTCTATAATAGCGGTCTAGTGCTTCAATGACCGGCAGCGGCTTCTGAGAAGTCGCTGCACTGTCAAGATAAACAAGATTCTGTCCATTTACTTGCTGATCCAAAATCGGGAAGAGAGAACGGATATCTTGGATATTCATTACTTAACTTTCCTTTCAATGACCTCAACAAGCTGTTTCTTAACGCCTTCGATTGGAAGTACTCTAACAACCGGCGCAAGGAAGCCGTGAATAACAAGACGCTCAGCCTCAACTTTAGAAATGCCTCGGCTCATCAAGTAATACAATTGAAGCGGATCCACGCGGCCAACAGACGCAGCATGTCCAGCCGTTACATCGTCCTCGTCAATTAATAGAATCGGATTTGCATCTCCGCGTGCTTTTTCGCTAAGCATAAGAACTCTTGATTCCTGCTCTGCATTAGATTTAGAAGCACCATGCTCAATTTTGCCGATTCCGTTGAAGACAGATGAAGCACTGTCTTTCATTACGCCGTGCTTTAAGATGTAGCCCTCAGAATTTTTGCCGAAGTGAATCACTTTTGTTGTGAAGTTTTGAATTTGATTTCCGCGTCCGACAACCACAGATTTAGTGTCTCCATAAGAGCCGTCACCTATCAGGTTTGTTGTGTTTTCAGAAATCGTATTGCCGTCATTCATCAAACCAAGCGCCCATTCAATGCGTGCATCGCGGGCAGCAGTACCGCGGCGGTTGACATACGTAGTAACACCTTTATTCAAATGATCAACAGCACCGTAAGTAACTTTTGCATTATTATTCGCAAATACTTCCGTTACAATGTTGAAAATCGATTCTTCCGTTTCAGTCGTTGAAATATAGTTTTCAACATAAGTGACAGAACTGTTGTCGTCTGCTACAACGATAACATGGTTGAAAAGATTGGTTTCCGGATTTTCATGTACATATACAGCCTGAAGAGGTGCTTTTACCTCAACATTTTTAGGCACATATACAAATACTCCGCCGTTCATAAGAGCTGCATGAAGTGCTGTTAAACGGTGCTCATCAACTTTCACGCCTTCAGTCATGAAGTATTTTTGCACAAGCTCAGAATGTTCACGGGCAGCCGTATGGATATCAGTGAAGATTACGCCTTGGTCTATCAACTCCTGAGAAAGAGATGCATAAGCAGGCGTTGTATCTAATTGGATATAAAGATTTTTGTTCTCATCTTCAAGATCAATTAAAGCCTTTACTTCATCGCTTAAATCATTAAGGGATGCTAAAGCTTTGCTTTTAACTGAGTGAGTCTGGAATTGTGTAAAATTCCACTTATCAATTTTCGTTTTATCCGGTCTTGGCATTGAAAGGTCTTCAGCTTTTGCAAGAGCTTGTAAGCGCAGTTCTTTAAGCCATTCCGGTTCACCGAGTTCACTTGAGAAACCCGTGACATAGTCGTGGTTGAATTTCGTCTCTACTGTCATCTTAATCCCCCTAACGCTTACGCTTCTTGACCAACAGTTTCGTCTTCGATGCCAAGCTCTTGTTTAATCCAGTCATAGCCTTCTGATTCTAAACGCTGAGAAAGCTCAGGACCGCCTGATTTTACGATGCGACCCTGCATCATTACGTGTACATGATCAGGTGTGATGTAGTTTAACAGGCGCTGATAGTGAGTGATGATCAGGCAGCCGAAATCTTCGTTGCGCATTTGGTTAATGCCTTTTGAAACAACTTTTAATGCATCGATGTCAAGACCTGAATCGATTTCATCAAGAATCGCAATTTTAGGCTCGATCATCATTAATTGAAGAATTTCATTGCGTTTTTTCTCTCCGCCTGAGAATCCTTCATTTAGGTAACGCTGTGCCATATCAGGATCCATTTCAAGGAATTCCATGTTAGAATCCATTTTGCGGATAAATTTCATTAAAGAAATTTCCTGTCCTTCTTCTTTGCGTGCATTGATAGAAGAACGAAGGAAGTCAGCATTTGTTACTCCGCTGATTTCGCTTGGATATTGCATCGCTAAAAATAGACCTGCACGTGCGCGCTCATCTACTTCCATCTCAAGAACATCTTCACCGTCAAGAGTGATGCTTCCTTTTGTTACTTCATATTTAGGGTGCCCCATGATCGCAGATGATAGTGTAGATTTACCAGTACCATTCGGTCCCATGATTGCATGGAATTCTCCGCCTTTTATTTCAAGGTTTACACCTTTTAAAATTTCTTTCCCGTCAATTTCAACATGTAAATCTTTAATAACTAAAGTAGAACCTGCCATAAATAACTATACCTCCAATAATCTATTCTCAATTTAATCATTCTCAATTTATTCTCATTCTAATTTTATAACAAATGAAATGTGAATACAACTTTTTCGAAGGCTTCCCAAAAAGGACCGGATATATATAACTCAAAAGGAATCAGCCAGTGACTGATTCCTTTTGATTGGTATATTAATTCATTTTACGATCTAATACTGCAAATAGATGTTTGCTTTGCTGATAATCTTTTTCACGATTCTTTTCTACTTCCATACGCTTTTCATGGTTTCTGCTGTACACTGCATATCCCATTTTATGAGACTGCATTAAGGCTTTTTCCATTTCACTTGTGTAATTCAAATCAAGCTTTTGCTGACTTGCGTAGATAATGAATCATCCTTTCAATGTTTATCAATTAGCACTCTTATATGATAACACCTGGTCAAAACAGCCTCAATCATCATATAGAAGGATATGAAAGGATCATGGTTCTTCATATCGGATGTCAGTATTTAAGACACAGTTCTTTTATAAATACTCTGATATGCTCGAGTATGCTATTGCTTTAGGTGATTCAATTCTGTGATGCACTCTTGAACTAAGGTAACAGATTGACTCATTGCCGCTCCGCCGCCAAAGGCAGCTGTTACTCCGACTGTTTCTAGAATTTCCTGTTCGCTTGCTCCCTGGTCTAAACAGCCTTTTGTATGATAAATAATACAATATTCATCTTGTGAATAGATGCTTATGCCAAGTGCAATCAACTGCTTTTCTTTTTGGGAAAGTGTTCCTTCTTTGAAACATTCTTCAGTGAATTCATTATAAAGATGTGCAAGCTCAGGCATTTTTTCTGTAAAAACTCCTAGACCTTCTTTGTAATTATGCAAAGCGGCTTCGCTTATATTTCTCGGTTCAAAATGCTGCATTAATTTTCAGCTCCATTCCTTATATTAATCATCATTAGTATGCAAAACATTCAGGAGATGTATGTGTAAAAAGAGTTTTTTCGGAAGCGTTTATTCCTAATTTCTACTATATTATATTGGGTTATTTCAGATAAAAAAGAGAGCACCGAATTTCGGGTGCTCTCTTTCTATTTATTCTCCGTCAACAGGTACTACTGCACCTTCATATTTTTCTTCAATAAACGATTGAATTTCTTTTGAATGAAGCACTTCTACTAAAGCTTTAATTTCTTTTTTGTCTTCATCGCCTTTGCGGACTGTGATGATGTTTACATATGGTGATTCTGACCCTTCAAGTGCAATCGCATCTTTTTGAGGATTGAGTCCTGCACCAATTGCATAGTTCGTATTAATTAAAACAGCATCGCCTTCATCGTTGTTATAAGCCTGCGGAAGGATACTTGCTTCTACATCTGCTTTGAATTTCAGATTTTTTTTGTTTTCAGCGATATCATCAATTGTTGCAGTTGTTTTATCGACACCTTCTTTGATCGTAATTAAGCCTTCGCTTTCAAGCAATGAAAGCATGCGGCCATGATCAGCTACAGAGTTACTCATGATAATTGTGCCGCCCTCTGGAATCTCTTCTAATGATTTATGTTTTTTAGAATACACACCAATTGGCTCGATATGAATGCCGCCTGCATTAACAAAGTCGTAATCTTTATTTTCCGCCATTTGAGACTCTAAATATGGAATATGCTGAAAGAAGTTGGCATCAATTTCTTTACTTGCGAGAGATTTATTCGGCAGGATATAATCCTGGAACGGCACGATATCAAGTTCAATGCCTTTTTCCTCAAGCAAAGGCTGTGCTTCCTCCAGAATTTCCGCATGAGGGACATTTGAAGCACCGATTTTCAGCGTTTTTGTTTCTTCTCCTTCGCCATTTCCGCCTCCTGAACCACATGCAGCAAGAGCGAAAGCAGATGTTGCGAATACAGCACTTAATAATAATTTCTTCATGTGAATTTCCTCCCTAACGTTTATCTAATTTTGATGTTATAAAGTCCCCAATAAATTGGATGATAAATACAATCACTAATATCAAGATTGTCGCAATCATTGTTACAGCATTATTATTCCGCTGGAAACCTTCAAGAAATGCAAGATTTCCTAATCCTCCGGCGCCGACAACCCCTGCCATGGCTGTGTAGCCGACAAGTGCAATTGCGGTTACGGTAATGCCGGAGATAAGCGCAGGAGATGATTCAGGTATTAATACCTTCCAAATGATTGTTGATGTTTTTGCACCCATCGATCTTGCAGCCTCAATGACTCCTTTATCTATTTCTCGTAGAGCAATTTCAACCATTCGTCCATAAAATGGCGCAGCGCCGATAATTAAAGCCGGCAATGCTGCTTTTGCTCCAAGAAACGTATCTAAAATGGCCTTTGTAAAAGGAATCAGCAAAATGATAAGCAGAATAAACGGAATCGACCGGAAAATATTCACGAATGCAGATATAATGATATTTACCGGTTTATTTTCCCATATTCCGCCTCTGGAAGTTAAGAATAACAGCAGCCCGAGTATAATGCCCAAGAAAAATGTTGCAGCCACGGAGAATCCTGTCATGAATAAGGTTTCACTTGTAGCTTCCCATACATTTTCCCATCTCACATTCTCAAACATTTGCAATCACCTCCGCTTCAACTTCTTGAGAGCGGATAAATGCCATTGCCTTATCAAGCTCTTCAGGTTGCCCGTCCATATGAATGAGCAAGGTACCATATGATCCGCTTTGAGTTTGCGATATTTTCCCTTGAAGGATGTTTACTTCAATCGGATGGTTTCGTATAAGATTCGTAATGAGCGGACTTTCTGTTGAATCCCCCACAAATGTTAGCTGAATAACCATTCCGTGTTTGTATTTTTCAAGAATCAATTCCATCGTTTCCTGCGTATCATCAGGCTCCGTAATTTGTTTCACAAAGCGCTTCGTAATAGACTGCTGCGGTTTTTTGAAAACATCGAGCACTTCACCCTGCTCAACAATCCTTCCGTTCTCCATAACGGCAACACGATGGCAGATTTTACGAATAACATGCATTTCATGTGTAATCAGGACAATGGTCAAACCCAGTCTTTCGTTAATATCCACCAGCAGTTCAAGAATTGAATCTGTTGTTTGCGGGTCCAGTGCAGATGTTGCTTCGTCACAAAGCAATACTTTTGGGTTATTCGCAAGAGCTCTTGCAATACCGACACGCTGTTTTTGTCCTCCGCTCAGCTGGGATGGATATGCATCTTCCCGCCCTTCCAGCCCTACAAGCTTAATCAGCTCTTCCACTCGTTTCACCCGCTGCTCTTTTTTCACTCCGGCAATTTCTAATGGAAACGAAATATTTTCCCGGACCGACCTTGACCAAAGGAGATTAAAATGCTGAAAGATCATGCTGATTTCGTGTCTAGCCGTTCTCAGCTCATCTCCGCGGATTTTATCGATCTTTCTTCCCGCTACTTGAATGGAACCGCCTGTGGGCTTTTCAAGTCCGTTCAGCAATCTGATCAGTGAGCTTTTTCCCGCACCGCTATAACCGATAATTCCGAAAATTTCACCTTGATTTATGTTCAAGTCAACTGAATCAACCGCGGTAACATTTCCGCTTTTTGATTGAAAGACTTTTTTGACATCTTTTAACGTAATCATGAATTCACCTTCTTCCAAAATTCCACTCACTATCATTTTGCACGAAATACGTCAGGTTCATGTTTTTATTAAGAAAAGCGGAACCACTTGTTCCCCTTTAACTTTTAAGAAAACAAAAATGCCTTTCTGCATAAATGAGCAGAAAGGCATATCTATAGAAGAACCTTTCTCTC
The window above is part of the Metabacillus dongyingensis genome. Proteins encoded here:
- a CDS encoding MetQ/NlpA family ABC transporter substrate-binding protein, translated to MKKLLLSAVFATSAFALAACGSGGGNGEGEETKTLKIGASNVPHAEILEEAQPLLEEKGIELDIVPFQDYILPNKSLASKEIDANFFQHIPYLESQMAENKDYDFVNAGGIHIEPIGVYSKKHKSLEEIPEGGTIIMSNSVADHGRMLSLLESEGLITIKEGVDKTTATIDDIAENKKNLKFKADVEASILPQAYNNDEGDAVLINTNYAIGAGLNPQKDAIALEGSESPYVNIITVRKGDEDKKEIKALVEVLHSKEIQSFIEEKYEGAVVPVDGE
- the sufD gene encoding Fe-S cluster assembly protein SufD encodes the protein MTVETKFNHDYVTGFSSELGEPEWLKELRLQALAKAEDLSMPRPDKTKIDKWNFTQFQTHSVKSKALASLNDLSDEVKALIDLEDENKNLYIQLDTTPAYASLSQELIDQGVIFTDIHTAAREHSELVQKYFMTEGVKVDEHRLTALHAALMNGGVFVYVPKNVEVKAPLQAVYVHENPETNLFNHVIVVADDNSSVTYVENYISTTETEESIFNIVTEVFANNNAKVTYGAVDHLNKGVTTYVNRRGTAARDARIEWALGLMNDGNTISENTTNLIGDGSYGDTKSVVVGRGNQIQNFTTKVIHFGKNSEGYILKHGVMKDSASSVFNGIGKIEHGASKSNAEQESRVLMLSEKARGDANPILLIDEDDVTAGHAASVGRVDPLQLYYLMSRGISKVEAERLVIHGFLAPVVRVLPIEGVKKQLVEVIERKVK
- a CDS encoding carboxymuconolactone decarboxylase family protein; amino-acid sequence: MQHFEPRNISEAALHNYKEGLGVFTEKMPELAHLYNEFTEECFKEGTLSQKEKQLIALGISIYSQDEYCIIYHTKGCLDQGASEQEILETVGVTAAFGGGAAMSQSVTLVQECITELNHLKQ
- the sufB gene encoding Fe-S cluster assembly protein SufB gives rise to the protein MAKKMPEIGDYKYGFADKDVSIFRSKRGLTKEIVEEISRMKSEPQWMLDFRLKSLEHFYNMPMPQWGGDMASLNFDEITYYVKPSEKSERSWDEVPEEIKRTFDKLGIPEAEQKYLAGVSAQYESEVVYHNMKEDLEDLGIVFKDTDTALKENEDIFREHFGKVIPPTDNKFSALNSAVWSGGSFIYVPKGIKVDTPLQAYFRINSENMGQFERTLIIVDEGAHVHYVEGCTAPVYTTNSLHSAVVEIIVKDGGYCRYTTIQNWANNVFNLVTKRAVCEKNATMEWIDGNIGSKLTMKYPAVILKGEGARGMTLSIAIAGKGQHQDAGAKMIHLAPNTSSTIVSKSISKQGGKVTYRGIVHFGRKAEGARSNIECDTLIMDNQSTSDTIPYNEIFNDNISLEHEAKVSKVSEEQLFYLMSRGISEEEATEMIVMGFIEPFTKELPMEYAVEMNRLIKFEMEGSIG
- a CDS encoding methionine ABC transporter permease yields the protein MFENVRWENVWEATSETLFMTGFSVAATFFLGIILGLLLFLTSRGGIWENKPVNIIISAFVNIFRSIPFILLIILLIPFTKAILDTFLGAKAALPALIIGAAPFYGRMVEIALREIDKGVIEAARSMGAKTSTIIWKVLIPESSPALISGITVTAIALVGYTAMAGVVGAGGLGNLAFLEGFQRNNNAVTMIATILILVIVFIIQFIGDFITSKLDKR
- a CDS encoding cysteine desulfurase, giving the protein MNIQDIRSLFPILDQQVNGQNLVYLDSAATSQKPLPVIEALDRYYREYNSNVHRGVHTLGTKATDGYEGAREKVRKFINAQSVEEIIFTRGATTALNTVAASYGRANLQAGDEIVITHMEHHANVIPWQQLAKATGASLKYIPLQEDGTISLEDARETITDSAKIVSVMQVSNVLGTINPIKEIAELAHSKGAIMVVDGAQSAPHMKIDVQDLNCDFFAFSAHKMCGPTGVGVLYGKKALLENMEPVEFGGEMIDFVGLYESTWKELPWKLEAGTPIIAGAIGLGAAIDFLEEIGLENIEAYEHKLADYALERLSEVEGITIYGPKKRAGLVTFNIEDVHPHDVATVLDAEGIAVRAGHHCAQPLMKWLNVSSTARASFYLYNTEEEVDKLVAGIIKTKEYFTNVF
- a CDS encoding methionine ABC transporter ATP-binding protein, translating into MITLKDVKKVFQSKSGNVTAVDSVDLNINQGEIFGIIGYSGAGKSSLIRLLNGLEKPTGGSIQVAGRKIDKIRGDELRTARHEISMIFQHFNLLWSRSVRENISFPLEIAGVKKEQRVKRVEELIKLVGLEGREDAYPSQLSGGQKQRVGIARALANNPKVLLCDEATSALDPQTTDSILELLVDINERLGLTIVLITHEMHVIRKICHRVAVMENGRIVEQGEVLDVFKKPQQSITKRFVKQITEPDDTQETMELILEKYKHGMVIQLTFVGDSTESPLITNLIRNHPIEVNILQGKISQTQSGSYGTLLIHMDGQPEELDKAMAFIRSQEVEAEVIANV
- the sufC gene encoding Fe-S cluster assembly ATPase SufC — protein: MAGSTLVIKDLHVEIDGKEILKGVNLEIKGGEFHAIMGPNGTGKSTLSSAIMGHPKYEVTKGSITLDGEDVLEMEVDERARAGLFLAMQYPSEISGVTNADFLRSSINARKEEGQEISLMKFIRKMDSNMEFLEMDPDMAQRYLNEGFSGGEKKRNEILQLMMIEPKIAILDEIDSGLDIDALKVVSKGINQMRNEDFGCLIITHYQRLLNYITPDHVHVMMQGRIVKSGGPELSQRLESEGYDWIKQELGIEDETVGQEA
- a CDS encoding helix-turn-helix domain-containing protein, with product MRQLEHFMALCEEMHFTNTAEKLRSGHPALSYQMKALESFEVRKLIWPEDFLHGYLLISK
- the sufU gene encoding Fe-S cluster assembly sulfur transfer protein SufU; translated protein: MSFNNLDTLYRQVIMDHYKNPRNKGVLEDSLTIDMNNPTCGDRIRLTLQIEDGCIKDAKFDGEGCSISMSSASMMTQAIKGQSVETALKLSKIFSDMMQGKDYDDDVELEDIEALQGVAKFPARIKCATLAWKAMEKGVQNS